ttatccgattataccgtctaatccgattaattcccgcataattttgtatataccgattatttttggagccaaatataaatcaaatatatatatttctgttatttagacatttaaattaagagtttatgatgttttacaataactaatgtacaaatttttaataaaaattattttttcttttcttaatattacgtttttatgtttttaccataactttaaagacaatactatagttttatattttatttgatatttttattttcacataaacataattatacatatatttagtactagatatttttaatttactattaatttaacaaaataacccaaaaactagtccccgattaatccccgtttaatctccgattttctcgtTAGGCGCTAGGTCCACcccgaccgcccgactagcgcctagcgatttctaaaacagggctCTAAACTATTATCCAtgcatgtctttttttttcaaaccatgTATATGcctatttatttcatatatacgTTTTCATACATTACTGTCCTTTTAACCATGCGTTTAATTAAGTAGAGGTGAGTTTCGAAATTATTCCatgcaaaaaaaactaaatatggTATCAAAAAATGGTATATGCATACCTCTTTTTATAGGCTACTTCTTGTGAGAGGTCTTAAATTTGAATCTCCCGTTGTAATATATTCATACAAGAGTGTAGCTCGTatccaaaaaattaaacagtACATGGAAAAAACAAATGGTAGATCCAATCTAATCAGATAAGTAAATCATATCTAATGCAAACCCGGTCTGCATGACTAGCTATCATGAATGGACCGTTACCTAATAATTGAAATACATTAAATCATTAATAAGTAACAGTTGTGTGTGTTGTaagtaaatgaaaaataaattgaagaaGATTTGATGGGGAACAAATCATGCCCCTTTCATAGCATGTAAGCTCACAAGCTATAATATAAGCCTACTTTATAATAGCATGCAACCTCGCAAGCTAAATAATTTGTAGCAGATTAAAAACAGAAGATATTTATAAATACAACAAATGCAAATGAAGTTAAAGAACATGAGCCCACCAATGTCTTTTAGAGTTAAACACTCTAGATTCTACCTCTATATGTGCAGTTATACACAATCAATGTCAATTTAAGCATCTTGCGAAGAGACGATTTTAGAAAAGTAGAATTGGAAAATGATGCTTATAGAAAACTTTCACTTGAACAAATCATTCTTCAATTATTAAGTTGGTTCaacatttcttttattatctGAAAGGTAGATAGGTTTGATTTTATGACAACATTTTGTATGAGCCACGATTTATGTAATTATGATAAATGGAGAGAGCATCTTTTTTCAGATATTGTATGTACGTGGGAAGCTTTCTCGAAGATATTACACATGTTTCCCGACCTCtttaatcaatgtttttttttcttttcttttcatttctttttttctcatccTCTTTGATTTTATAACAGATCATATTGGGCTTAAACCCCAatctataatatgaaaattgGCTAACTCTCTCCATCAGCATGCCATTTCAGCATTTTAGAGTAATGTGGAGCTGACACATAATTTAAAACACCTAGCAATAATACATTgatgtttattaatgtttttccCTAATGTTTTTCctattgatgtttttttatacatttttaaatacatttagtgttaaaaatatgatttagtTTTCTGAAATTATATCAGtcataaaaattatgatttacaCAATGATAAGATATAGAAATAGactgaaatataaaaattaagccTACAATGATTTGTAATTCCATAGTTTTGTTATTACAAGCGTTTACATTTATATCGTATAAATGTAATTGTATAATTGGCTTGACTCTAATGTATGCTATGGTTTTTAAAAGCTCACGTGTATTACCAGCCTGCAACAAGAAGGCAAACTTAACTAAAAGCtgtgcaaaaagaaagaagcttcATCAATGTTTCCTACACAACAAATTCGATATCCTTTGAAATTATGAGTTAGAGGACACATGTTCTCTACTTCTCTTATTATTTAAGAGTCTTCtctttaaatacaaaataacaatgtAATTGTAAAAGTGAGACGAAATAATATCACGAAAAGagcttcttctccaagtttCATTTTCATGCTTTTCTACAAGTTTTCACTCCAAACCTTACACAACAATCGATCAAGAGACAAAGGCTGAGAGTAGTAACTGAACAAAACGGAGTTGATAACATACTTAGGGATTTTCACTCGGGgaacttctttttgtttttgtttcttataacaAAACTGACACGCTTCTTTTTGTGCATGTTTGTCAACAAGTTTTCCAATACAAAACATTGATCAATACACAAATGAATACAAAATCCATGATTCGAACGGCAAAGCATCACAAACATtaatacaacaaacaaagtttatttttacCCATGTTCCACTCTTCGTTTTACCGAGATCATAGAAGGTGTTTATTTTTCCTATGTTGAAACACTCCTATTTAAGCTTTCAATCTTACCGCATAATGTAGCTACCTTCTAATCCAATATATCCACACTACACTCCgaagaaacatgaaaataaaaacattatatatatcaaaggcAAAATTAATAGCATATAGcaaatcatcaaacaacaactacaacaaaACCTTCATTGAGCTATTTAGTGATGATGATCGTAAAGAGTTTGGTCATTAGAAAGCTCACGCGAGGACATGGTCTCATCAACGCTTCTAACTACAAATGAAAAACCACTTAAGCTACAAAGGGCCACGAGAGAGAGCCATGAATAACACAGTgaattgttcttcttcttcactgtgCTTTCCTCTTTACTTCTCCACCTTTGATCAACTCTTCGTCATCACCAATCAATCGACCTCTGTTTTAACGAATCACCAAATTTAGGGTTTCTGCTGCACCACCGGAACTtgattttttcagtttcttatcATCATCCTTTGTTCCTCTTCTCTTTTATAAATGGTTCTCTGATACCACATGCGTTGTGTGCTACatagaacaaaaacatatagatTAGAGACCAGATCACAACCGATATATCCCCCAAATTGGAGTGAAATTAGGGTCTATATAAATGTCAGAACCTTGGGACCATCAGAACCACAACGCTGAAGAGAGGGTGGGATATTGATACTGGAAGTAGAAGAAATCGATTTTAACATTGAGAATCGATTTTAACACAGAAGGGTAGATAATTATGTGTCTACGTAGGCTAAGAAAAAGCTGATCTgtattaatcttatatttttattggttagttattttaactgatgtgtcaacaccaGTTTCAGTGTTGAGACTGATGTGTCATACAAAGAGAGcaacacatttttcttttattgtattgagtCATCTAGGCTAACACCTGCAGATTTttgtattacttttttttttaacacgaCAAATCGCTATTATTATATAACCAAAGTTTGACATGATACATACAAACAATTCAAATACaatctttaaaacaaataaaggaaattgaaCACAATTTCGATGAAAAAATAGAAGTAATCCCGCTGGCCAAACGGAAACCTTACAGGCAACAGAAAAAACGAATCTGTTAAGTCTCTTCTTCATATACTTATAAAACGCTAATATCTTATATACGAAACTCCAAAATGCATTTCACATCaaatgtagatatatatatatatatatatatatatatatatatttgcattgtGATAATTGTATACCGATTTACGACAATACCAAATATAATGTGTTACATTTCAATATTTCATCAAATCGTTTCTCGGGTATACCATAATTTCTTACAAGAAAAGAACATGAAAAATCAGAATAtcgattcaaaacaaaaaaaaaagaagaaaaacaacattaattccaccaacttttttatttctcaatgtattcaaactaaaactttaatttcAACTTTTCACGTAAATATGGAAAAGCACCAAATTAAGAAGTCAATAATTAATGCCATATATAGACATTATACTCGACCACAGCATTCGCGCTCGTAATATTGAAGGTAAAAGTCTTGGCCTGTGCATATCCTTTTCCGAACCTGAAAGCTCCCGTACCTCCGATGATCGGCATCTCTCTCACCTTCGACATTATCGGATTCCGGCCATACAATGAGATGGTACTGCCGGAAAATTTACCCGTCGTgaaaacaaagttaaatacCATAAGCAGACTGAACTTGTTCTGGTCGGTCGATGCAAACATTCCTTGCGCTCTCCCTACTTCCCCCGAGGTTATTTCAGGTCCCACCGTCAATATGTCGTCAACAATTGCAACCATACCAAAAGCGGTTGCCGAGGAGTTTGTGGTGGGACCTGTAGTGACCACGACGGAGGTTGGTTTGTTTCCGGTGACAATATCGTGTAAGTAGAAGTGGAGGTGGGTTAGCTTCTCTAGGTTATGTCCTGGATATGGTTTCTTCACTGTTGTTGAGAAAGCTTTGGATTCTGTTATGGTGGCGGCCAGAAGAAAAGCtgagaacagagaaagaagaaggctaGCCATGGGGAAGATGGTTGTTGCTTGAGAGAGTCAACTTATCTTTCAGGCTATGTGTGAGACATGTGATTGCGTTTTTGTGGAAGTGATCGCATAATTTATACACAAAACAGAATCATTGATTGAAAGCACGAAATGTTTTGATAATCTATTTGCTTGGTGTACTACAGCTATTGTCTAGACTCTAGACTCTAGCGAGGCGACGTGCTAACAAACAAATCTCCATTGATGTGGACATAATCTTAGTTTAAAAGGTTACACAAGTATATCGcttttccaaaataataatataaaaaaggaaGGTTACAAGTGTTAAAGATAGAGATGTGTTTTATGACTTAAAGTAGGGAAAGTCAGAGACACGTTTGTTGCATCTACCAAAAATGGTTTTCTAGCATTTTCACTCTAGCGTTCGTTGTTATCGTATTGTATGAACATGTGAATCTCTAGTGTTTCTACTATTCCATGATTCCAGTACTACACTGCTTTACTACTAGTCGTCTAAAATTTATTTCAAGTGATGAGATTTTCAAAAAGACTATATGTTCATACTTCACCATTGTAACTCTGTCTCGCGTTTTGGCGTGCCCAGGCCCGGCCCTTCACCCATTCTGATGAAACATTCGTATTGGGCCTCAACATTTCGAAGCCCATTTTGCaggaattttttttcaaaaaaaataataataaggcttcaaaacccaaaactaGTAAAAAGGCCtcatcattttctaaaatgtCCAATAATAAGttccaaaaaaatccaaaaattagttaaaaggctacataatttgaaaaatattacataattaataaaatagattttaaaattagaaaaaattatcaaaattagcaaaaaaaaatctccataattagcaaaaaaagtctcaaaatcaaaaaagttaataaataaaaatttgtgaaagtCCCATATAGttagcaaaacaaatatcaactaatattattttttaaaaagaaaaaaaccttaaacttttttcttttttcgtatTGGGCCTCGGATTTCACCGGACCGGCACTGGGCGTGCCCATATATCTGGGCATGTGTGCTGTCGTTTCTTGATGATCCACAAAGAGTTTTGATCTCAGAGGGACAATGAGATACATAAGGTTAGCTCACAAGTCAAACCAGTCGACATCCAaagattataatattgtttttcttaaacAGTAATAAAGTGTTACAACGAAACttattactccctctgtttttATTAGTTATCCTTTATTAGTTGTCGTTTAAAGATGtttcatacaaattaaaaaaaaatcattaaatattttgttttatctttttaatatattttctaattttttgttgGTCAAAACGTTAAAATAGTTGGATAAAATTGGaataattactaaatatttgcATTACAAATCTAAAACAACAATTATtatgatacaaaattttaactctaatacaacaattaataaaaaaataaaggttcCAATAAATGTTGCAGTCAAAGCAAACTAATCCATGAGCGATTTAATTTACTCAACTTTTGGGGTGGACAATAAACTACCGCCAACCAAAtcaatttgtatataaaaatgatttatacTTAGTTTGTATCGgttatctttctatttttattggACTACACTATTACATAATTATATCTAATCCACAAACGAATTTGTTTATCCTAACGGGTGCAACTATTCAAATCCGTAGTAGTAgtcatgttttaaataaaacattaaaaatattaattaccaatataatattattataagttGACCATGCTATTAGAAAACAATATTCTGAAGAGTTCATCACATTAACTACGAATTTTTATAACACACACAATATAAATTACACGAAAGTCACAATATcaattaaacaacaacaacaacagaaaccatTTATTCCACAGGatatttatttgaattatttcaTCTGATGTTCAACAAAAGGTGGTGAAACGCATTGAAAAAATGCCAATAGTTAATGCCAAACATAGACATTATACACGACCACAGCATTTCCGCTGGTAGTATTGTACACAAAAGTCTTGGCCTGTGCATATCCTCTTCCGAACCTGAAAGCTCCTGTACCTCCGATGATTGGCATCTCTCTCACCTTCGACAAGATCGCATTCCGGCCATACATAGAGATGGTGCTCCCGGAAAATTCACCCTTTgtgaaaacaaagttaaaagCCATAAGCAAACCAAACTTGTTCTGGTCAGTCGATGCATACATCCCTTGAGCTCTCCCAATTTCATCTGAGGTTATGTCAGGTCCCATCGTCAATGGATCGTCATCGATTGCAACCAAACCAAAGTTGGTTGCAGAGGAGTTTGTTGTGGGACCTGTAGCGACGAGCACATCAGTTGGTTTGTTTCCGGAGTCAATGACGTGGAAGTAGAAGTGGAGGTGAGTTAGCTTCTCTGGTTTAGGTCCTGGATATGGTGCCTTCACTGTTTTTGAGTAAGCTTCGCATTCTGTAATGGTGGCTGCCAGAAGAAGAGTtgagaacagagaaagaagaaggctaGCCATGGGGAAGATGGTCGCTGGCTGAACTTATCTTTCAGGCTATGAGTGGAGTGACTGTGTCTTTGTGGAAGTGATCGCATAATTTATACACAACACAGAATTATTGATTGTGTTGGAAGTTGATTCATAGCTTAATCctacaaaagagaaacagagaaaaacagagaagagcTTAGAAGAGTaagcaacagaagaagacatcgaagagaagaagaatcgtTGGtagtaggaagaagaagaagaagattagagaAAAAGACCTTTGGGCCATAAAAGTGTTGAAGCCCAATGTTAATGGGTTTGGTTGTTTTAACTTATGTATTTAGGTTAGAAGTagtattagtataaatatgttgtattgTTGTAAGAGACAAGCATGTGTGTGAGATTAAGGAGAAAGAGGTTGTAGTGGCTAAACCTAATCTCTAAGAGAtccatcatcaagaacaagtaACAATGTAGACATAAAAGAGATATCTCTCTAATTGTTCTAGAGGGTTTGTgagtgagaaacaaatcaagaacaatGGAGAGATGGGATGAATCTAACCTCTAAAGAGAAGTGAGATCAAGATTCCAACAGATTGAAAGCACAAAAATGCTtagataatatattttctcGGTGTACTACAGCTAGCCATGCAACGTGGTAACAAACAGACCTCCATTGATGTGGACCTAATCTTCGTTTAAAGGTCACAACATCTCATTTAGTTGTTAGCTAGCCCTATTCCTCACCTTTGCTTTTAAGATGTTTTAtgactctttatcttcttttttttgtgggaCAAAGTTTTATGACCTTATCTAAAGTAGGGTAAATCAAGATGTACACCTTTGTTGCatcatcttattatataaaattgggtTTAAAAGTTAGCCAATAATAAGTTTtcgacatgtgtcaagtttctattaatctgagattttgacatgtgtaaaagttaatatttaataggagagatttgagattacaacaaaaaaaacaaaatattttattttaaacaatattaataatgtaaaaagataattattaaaaagttagaaaattcaatttttctaaaataagtataaagagattatatataaatatatatacacatatttcataaatttcgaaattataacatttatttttaatttgaagttattaattctacaaaaaaatagaaatgggattgaaaatatacagttaagtattaattctaaattttgtaaatactcacttctatataaacatagattgtctcatatttttcatctaacataataatttattcaaaaatattgctttcaactttgttctattggtaaaacttttttaatggaaaggtatatttttcttttttttttaaaccaattttttttctattttcacctttttcagtttggaatatgtaagattaatatgttagcaaaaaaaaaagattaatatatgcagcttctttttctaataatgtatttaatgtagtatttttatattttttatttaatatatattttcacctttgaattatttgatattcatatattatcttgcttataattttctattatttctatatttatgtcaaattatttttcttctaatttctcaactttgattggttggtcattgatcttttttgtgcaaacataattgttaccattca
The sequence above is drawn from the Camelina sativa cultivar DH55 chromosome 4, Cs, whole genome shotgun sequence genome and encodes:
- the LOC104781719 gene encoding dirigent protein 21-like, giving the protein MASLLLSLFSTLLLAATITECEAYSKTVKAPYPGPKPEKLTHLHFYFHVIDSGNKPTDVLVATGPTTNSSATNFGLVAIDDDPLTMGPDITSDEIGRAQGMYASTDQNKFGLLMAFNFVFTKGEFSGSTISMYGRNAILSKVREMPIIGGTGAFRFGRGYAQAKTFVYNTTSGNAVVVYNVYVWH
- the LOC104781718 gene encoding dirigent protein 21-like encodes the protein MASLLLSLFSAFLLAATITESKAFSTTVKKPYPGHNLEKLTHLHFYLHDIVTGNKPTSVVVTTGPTTNSSATAFGMVAIVDDILTVGPEITSGEVGRAQGMFASTDQNKFSLLMVFNFVFTTGKFSGSTISLYGRNPIMSKVREMPIIGGTGAFRFGKGYAQAKTFTFNITSANAVVEYNVYIWH